The DNA region catatatgttttattatgatGTTGGTTAAAGGCCAACACAACAACCATTATTATCACcaagcacaaacacagtcacTATGGTAACTGATTAATGAGAACAAATGAAGAACTAAGTGATGGTGCAGTCAGTGCAAGTCTCAGGCCCACAGTCAAAGCAGTGAAGCCAGTTGTTGTTCAACAGGAACGTTTGCTTCAGGATGGAGACTTCAAAACAAAGTCAGCACACACCGGGAAGCTGCACTGTTGGCACGGAGGTCAAACCTTTGATTCCCCCGCAGGTTCAGAGGCTGACCTCTGTCACTGGGCTTATTACACATCAGGTGGCCTATTCGCTGTGTTGTGGTCCTTTATTCACTGCTGTCCGGTTGCAGAAAGATCCTCTACGTCGGCTCCGTCACTAACTGATGAGTCGCAGAGGACagaaggaggtggtggtggaaaATGCCCCCTGAAATAAttgcaaaatacacaaaatttCTGGTGTTAGCCTAAACTGTCCTGCTGTCTactggatttggggaagtttacctGAGATGTATTTGTTAAACCTCATCCTAAAATCCTTTTATTTCATGAAAGTTAAACATGttgtttgaaaatataaaaaatagagCATAAATCTAACCTTTGCTGCTATTATCATGTGaccaaacatttacatttaggaAGAGATGGCTTCCGACAGCAGGATCCAAAACCAGTTGGTCAAATAACTGGATCCGTAGCCGCAGCCAACAAATCCCTTATTGAATCTTTCATCCATGATATAATCTCTGAGGCATCTTCATTCCCCACCAAGCAAACTACCCAAACGGATTCCATGAACGGATTTGCAACTGGATTACTATTGTAATAATGCTGATGCattaaaaaatatcagaaaaattgTTATAAAATGTTATAGTGCTTTTAGTCTGTTGTGTTGGTGGTGTTGTATTTTCATGGTAATATTTTTACGTGAATGCACTGAGTGTCTTTACACGTAGCTCCTTACCAGTGTGGATGAAATGGCCCTGGCATCTTTATAGTGACTTCATTGGCTGGCCCAACACCTACTGAGGTCACTGCTCTGCATCTGAACAAATACTCTGTGTGAGGACACAGATCGCTCACTGTGACTTCTTCAGCTTTTGATGCCATCTTTTGATGCCATCCATCCTCTCCACTGACACGGTACTCAACAGAGTAGGAGGTGATGCTCTCTGCTCCAAATCTGGGTGGAGAAATCTTCAGTGTCACGCTGTTGTGGTTTATGTCACTTACTGTCACTGTTTCAGGCTTCGAAGGCGGCTCAAAGTTCTCACTGACAGAAAAGCCATCTTTATAGAGATAGATGCTCGAACCTTTCTGTGTCTCATTTGTTGAATCCACCATCAGGAACTTTATGTTCTTGTTCTCCTTGTTGGCCTCTGCAAAATCCCTGAAGAGCTTGGCTTTATTCCTCATTGCATCTGCTACTTCTTTTGAGGCGTACCACTGTTCCTTCTCTACATCACGAGTATGTGCGTCTTGAGGGTCGTCTGgtgtggttgtttgttttaagtAGGCTGATAAAGCTGAGAGGTGCGGTTCAGCACTTCCCAGTgaggtgaaaacaaaacacacagcatgcTCTGCACTGAGAATTTCCTTGTACAGGCCTGTTTGAGATGAGACGATCTTGGTGTTTGTCATCATTTTGGTTAAAGATTTTAAGATGcagatttctctctctttacagTCCATCCACTCGTTCAGGTCTGTGTTGTTGAAAGGAGAAGAATGTCTCTTCTTCAGGATCTCTGCGAGCAcagcctcctcttctcctcctcctcggaTTGATGGAAGTATCTTTGCCAATGTTTGTTGGAATTGCAGCTTGAACTCAGAgcacatttctttaaaagttTTAATCTTTTTGCTAATCTGTGAGAACTGGTGTGCAGTGGTTTTCAGTGCATCATTGCACCTCATTTCCACCTCCTTCAGGTCTTCCAGGACAGCCTGCGCTTCTTCTACAAACACAGCACTTATCTCGCGTACGAGTTTAGCGGCAGAAGAATCTAAACTTGTCAGTGGCAACAGCCAGACCTTCATTGGTACGGCGTTTTCTCCGTTGGCTCCCAGCAATATTGGTAGGCTTTGGTAGACTTCTACTGCGTCCTGAAAAGACACAGGCATTTTTTTAGGGGAAATGTCTCCATGGAATGTGCAAGAgaatttttcaacttttttgatGTCGTTGTTGTCCAATTGCAGGGAATTACTTTTCATCACAATGCTGGACACCTTCTTGAGAATTCCATGAAAGTCGCTTTCAAAGTCTTGATGACTTTCATCATCAGACACCTCacggtcaaagacgaagaaggctTGTGCCCCATAAAGGATACCTGTGACTACGTGTGTTGCTATTCTGTTATCGAAAACATCCGGATACTTCACATTGCCTCTTCCAAGATGATCCATTGACAGTTCCTGGAACTTTGTGGTTGCTTCGTACTTCAGTGTTACTCTGGCCTGATTTTTGGACGTCTTACTGTTATGTAGGTATTTGGCTGATCCTGAAACATGTACCAGTCCAAACAAGAAACTTGCCTTCAGGGATACTTCTATATTTAGTGCTGAAGATTTTTCTGAAATTGATTCTGATGCAACTATATCAAAGTCATTGTAGTTCTGGATTTTTTCTACTACATGATTTGCCAGATCATCGCGGTCCCACAATGTCATGCCTgcaaaaatagagaaaatcaGAAGTTCAGCTTCCTTAACCATTTAAAGCCAAGCCTGTTTCTGCTCAGTTTTTACCTACCTTTATTTTCAGGCCTATGGCATAAACACTATATTTTAACTAAGCAtgccatacagtatatttctgttttcaggATAAATTGGGCTATTCAGAATGTCATAATTTGAAAGGTATACATTTTCTCTGACCTATTCATAATTTAAAATTGGGTTTTTGCCTGTACTGTCTGTTCAACAATTTTCAACACACATGTTCCAGGTAAATAAAAACCACTGTAATGGGACATTGTGAGTcttagtaaaataaaaataaaaagtacagaTAGTGTAAATCAGGCATGTCCAAACTCCGGTCCGTGTGACAATCACAACATGTGGATGTATGGATCTCCAGCACTGCCAAACAGAATTAATAAATCATGCACATTCACATTGCAATTTTCACCTCGTGGTGGCAGCACCTTGATGTAGCTCTGTCTGGATACCTTTGTGACCCCTTTGAGCTATGGAAGATAGTTTTTGCTATGGCTAAAAAGAAAGACTGATAACGAGGGCTGTTGCAATGGAGCAATGGAAACTTTTAACTGAGACGAAGCAATTGTGTTTGCCCAATTTGCTGACAAACGGTTGCTGTTCCTTAGCTATTCAGTGTAAAAAGACTGACACTGAATGAAGCATGGTAATGtatacaacacattttcaggGAGCAAATGTATAGAAAAAGTGCACAAAGGTGACTCAGCCTCCCAACAGCAATCTTTCAAGTAGGCAACGCAACTAAACCAAGCTATGAAGTATCTATGCTGATCGGCAAATGTGGTGAGTTTATCAAAGGCCCACGGACCGGATGGTCTCACCTCTAAATTTTATGAAGAATTCAATAGCCTTAGCGAAATTCAATTTTGGCAGTTATTTTAGAAATTGGATATCACCTCTGACCAATGGCATGCACTCCTCTGGGCAGGGCCTCCCTATTCCCCCACAACTATTTGCCCTTGCAATTCAGGCCTTGGCACAAGCCATCAGGAGTATTGTCGTGTAGTGATAGACCGATTAATCGGGCCGATCATCTGACATTAATTGGCATCAGCCAATGCCTGCACTCACAAGGCcgataaacaaaaaatgtcagcaGACACATCTGCAGGCAGCCTGGTCATTGTGGATGCTGTGGAACGATGTTAGCATTCCCCTTGTGAGTTTTGGGAAAGCGGTGAAAAAGTTAGTTTCGAGCCTTAAAACTCTCATACAACCTGCTGTAAACGTTTGCCTAAATTTCCTCAGTCAccattgtcttttttaaatgctAACACGTTTCTCTTAAAAGGACAGCAAATTTAATCTAAATCCATTACTGGCTagtgttaaatatatataatgttataatgtatAGAATGATGCAGTTGAATGACCCCATTCTCCCTTGAATACCAGTCACGTTTTGAAATCTACAGCATAACccaatgtatttttctatttcattaattaataaaaattctatctaaaacaacatgttactgGCTAAGATAACCATGTATATTAGATTGTAATATGCATGGAATATTGGAATTACACgtgacttttctttgttttgatatcCGCATTATACATCGGCCACTCTGCTCTCTAAATATTGGCATTGCCATCGTCCATTGAAAAACCGATATTGGTCGACCACTACTTAGGTGGAGGGCATAGCTGATGATatattgctgtttgtgtgtagcCCTGAAATACATTTGGAGAGTTCTCTGGTTATAAGATAATTTATAGCAAGTCAGATGCCTATTAATGGTCCGGTGGGACTCCCTCTTGTTTTCCTCTCTAACGATGGTCTCTAGTGGGTTCTCTTATCTTGGCATTTGTATAACACCATCCATCTCAGGTATAGATCTAAGTTTATCCCATTGAATCAGTGAGATTAGAGgagtggatttatttatttatactctCTCTCATCAACTGTTGATGTCATGAAAGTGACATGGAACAAactaataaatatgttttcagtttgagaAGCTGTCCAACTGCAGAACTCACTCCTGAGGACCCCAGATCTGCAACCCAATGGGAACTACCTTTTTCTTCCACAAAAGTACTGTATAAAAGACGACTTAATattaaaaaggttttatatcgtttttttttttttttactggttttGCCCATTTAACTTCAGTGTAAAAGAATATGCtgtaagtgaaataaaaatttgTATGAAAGCCACACAGGAAATGGACTGGTCAAGTACATCTGGATAATTATGACTTTCATAAATATGTTTGCTTCATAAACATCTCTAAAACAAATTTACATGTGATTTCTTACCAGGGATTAGTGAGTCTTGACGGCAGTCGTATAGCTTCCCGAGGGTGAAAGGCCGACCAAGTGCCGCCACCATCATCGTGTTGCTGTTTTGTGGGTCCATTGCTGAACCAGAGAAAACACACGACAGCAAGTTAGTCACCCTGTGAAGACCAGCTCCGGTTTCTAATCTCAAACCTTTCCCACTTTTTCCGTGAAGTTTGCTCATACGAGATATCCAAGTCGGTTTCAGAAAACCCTCTTAACTGCACaacaaatgttaacaaaaaTGAACAACACATGTATCGCCTGTACatgagtaagtgtgtgtttgtcagatttgatcattttcacaagtttcactcacaaaaatgtcacccaagagaagaaagaggaactTCACAGAGCAGAGCTTcagcagaggaaaacagaacaaatttaGCAGTGTCAGTATTTGTATTAAGGGGGAAATATTACTACAGCTGTCAACACTGTCATCACAGAGTCCAGGACAAAAATGGGAGGCTGTCAAGTCGATGTGATGCCACAGAGATGGACAAAAGAATACATTACAGGTCATGGGTGAACATAATATTAATTTTactatgtttttatatttcataatttcagTAACAACTCTAAATTCAGATTAAGCCAGAGTAATTCTTAATTACTCCTACGAAAGGCATGCTATGtgtaaactgtgtttttcatatttagCCAGTTTAGTGAGGATGTAGTCTCAGGGCCCAGTCAGATAGCCAAGAAATTTCATAGTCAGATAATTTCAATGGAATTGCTGCAATCAGTGGATTTGCTTGCacagatttttcacattcagAGTTCAGCTTGGGTGAAATTGATGACACTGAAATTTGCACTGTTGGCTAATAGCAAAcagtcttgacagtgctgacctttgaagTAGTCAGAGAGTCAAAAATACAGGAAGCTatcttattagctgtgttgcaccatctaCTTTCATATAACCCTGCTCTGCTGGAGTAATGACAAATGCAGCATTGTCTGCAGTCATGAGACAATGCGAAATGATATTCTCGATTCTCGAAAACCTTGTATCCAAGCGGTTTctcgctgctgtggaaaacaataatacctttgaaaagttccaatctggcttttgtcagcaccacagcagtgagacagcccttctcaaagtcaccaatgaccttttaatgaatgcagacgcaggcatgtgttcagttcttgtgctgctggacttaagtgctgcctttgacacaattcaTCATGGcgttcttttagatagactgagacactgggtgggcatatctggcactgcactagactggtcctcatcttatctgtccaataggaaattctgtgtcaccattaataacttcatgtcatccttttcccatatcaagtacggtgtgcctcaaggttcaattctgggaccaatactgttctcctcaTACacgcttcctttgggtgatgtcatccgcagacatgggatttctttttattgttatgcagatgacactcagctgtacctccctgtcaagcccactgaccttagtacgctgaattctctgcaggactgcctgtctgacataaaacactggatgttgataaattttcttcagctcaacgcaaataaaactgaaatccttgttattgggccccaacacatcactaaacaaatactgccatctactggctaccaggatgaaaacagagcttttgccatcagggccccgaggatctggaacaacctgcctgaagacattaggttgtctgagtcagcgtcttcgtttacatctcttctcaaaacacatttttatcagaaagcagatcctgattttacctgaactggctgtttattttattgtttattttattgcttttgtgtatttaatgtttttctttatatttcatcatttactgtggtattttatttctcttgttgtgaagcactttgttctttgttttgataagtgctctataaataaagttttatcattattattattattattatattggtGTCTCCATTCTGAGCCTGCGGTGGGTCATTTTGAGCACAGATGGTATTTTGCAAATtccataaattacattttgtagaGAATGTATTAGTAATTTGAGAGGGTAAATAGAGAGTTTATTGTAAATGTGTGAGGAtaacactaaaaacacaaatttcaaTACAAAATTTAATTCATGAGCTGGCAAaaactatttttctgtttctcaaaatgtttcaCTGCATGCTCAGGAATGAgacacaaatataatataatgtaatatcaAAATTCCATAAGAGTCAATGGTACAAACAGTTAGCCATACAAATAGCTCATTTACTTagcaaaacagtgaaaatcacTGAGATAATCTAATCATTGCAGCTGCAATGACTTAAAGAAGCATTTTTATTGGATCATAAGTATAAATTTAACCCTCTTAAGCCTACATAGACAAGGAAACACCTGGacatagttttatattttttgccaaTTTTGGGCTTATTCTTTCAGTCAGTATCAAGTATACATCACGATTCAGGGGAACCTACGCTTTCTTTGTAAAGTCACCAGCATGCATTACCTTTGTGTGAGCATACCATATTTGACATTAAAAGGACAGttcactgcaaaataaaaaaatacatattgttcctcttacctgtagtgctatttatctatctagattgttttggtgtgagttgcagagttgcttttggggtgaactgtccctttaaaaaaaacattcagtgaaaaaaacttgtgtttgttatttgttGAATAACTCTATAGTCAAGCAGgcaattttagttttttcaatGTGTAAAAGTTGTATTTAGGTGTTTCGGAGGTCCATGTTAAGTTTGGTGCAAATACACCTTTTCCTCAGTGAGCTACAGCCGTTTATTGGATATTGTCCTAGTGTTTTCAACATAGACAATATAAACATTTTGGTGCTCTCTTTATATTTTGGTCAATATCACCTCTGAGAGTAAATATCAAAGTGCTATATATCTTTGGAAAATTGACAACCTAATCTCTCGATTCATGGAAGACTGCAGTCGTTTACTTTTTCAAAGTGCTTACTTGTTTGTAcactaaataaacacagtaaatataataataaacatttgatTAAAAGATTAACAGAGGGTTTCATTTCACCATAGTTTAgtgtataaaaacacatttaggtTACCTTAAAACTTGACATTGTGGCATTTAACAATATTCAACAGCAACAAGAGGGTCTCTGTTACTCTACACCGAACACACTGGAGACTGTTTTCATTACATTGggactattttttttttggtagaaattagttcaaatgaaaatgtatggTGGTTTAAATGAGCCAGAACCACGTCACTCTCAGgttacacaataaaacattcaaactgGAAACAACAAACAGCTTTCATGTACTTACGGTAGAAAACGTGTGGTCCTCCGAGGcacttttgttgtttgtgtctttatATCCTCTCTGAGGGAGAAACGCCCCCTCATCTTTACTCACTAACTGGAGGCGGTACAGAAGAGAATCAGAGGGATTTCCTAAAAAGTGATGTGACAATAAAGACTTGCAGAATGTACCCAGTTCCACTCTCGCCCCTTATAGGTTTACGGTAAAAGCTGCTATAAATTTACACGCACTTCTTGGTAAACATTGTGTCTAGTTGTTTGTTCTGTGAAAGACATAAttaattttctcctgatttattattaaaaatatgcatctcattttatttgtatggtatgtcatggttttgggtttttgtcctgttatttcctgttttattttgaagtgttctcaccttgtgtgtcttgttgttttactccttgtctttgtttgcttttccctccagttttgattgtttgctcgcCCTAATTAGTTGTACCTGTATCTCGCTGGCTCCCCTGCGTATGCGTATTTAGTCTGAGTTTTtgcctttgttcagtgtcagtttgttgttgcaTCTCTGTCAAGCATCCTGGTTTTTTGTTCTGTGGATTATATGTTTCCTTGCCTCTCTGTGGATTTTGAATTTTTCCTGTTCGCCGTTGGACTTTGTTTGAGACTGCTTTCCTGCTGTGAGCTACTGTTTGCCTGCCTACTCCTGTGTAagcccttttttttaaaataaatattgatctTCACCAGTTTTGCTTGCTCGTCTGTgattgggtcctactcctgctttcctttcaaacacagaggcaatttATAATGCTTTACATAAGGCAAAGAAATGATAGACAATGACAATCAGAGTTTATCTTTGGGAACACACACAGCTAGTCATTTACTACAGAACAGTTTTATCCTTTCCTCCCTCAACCGGACAGTGTCTACTCAGTTCAAagaggctttattggcatgaccaCACCGAAACACAgtattgccaaagcatattgTGCAATGTAGTATAAACaggtaaaatacagttttaagaTTCAAACaattgaacattttgttaaCATTATAGTGCAAAAACATCAATGTTTTGTAATGCAAAAAGCAAGAAAAGGAAGTTGAACATAACTGATGGATATCAGCAacaatatgaaataataataataataataataaatgtgtggTAATATGATGTGCTTTGTAACATACTATGTTGCTAGACTGCAGCTTTCTATGTGCTCTCCCAACAGGAttggtgttttgtttatgttggtTATGTGGTTAAATTCAGGATGTTTGTATTTGAATTTGGGGAAATATTTTGTTCAGACTGGCTGCAGTTTTGTGCATTCTGTTAGAAAGTGCAGCTCTGCCATCAAATCTGTCTTCTTTGCACTGCTGGCAGAACCGCTCCTCTTTGTGGACCCATGATTTTTTTGTACTACCCTA from Siniperca chuatsi isolate FFG_IHB_CAS linkage group LG13, ASM2008510v1, whole genome shotgun sequence includes:
- the LOC122886952 gene encoding verrucotoxin subunit beta-like codes for the protein MDPQNSNTMMVAALGRPFTLGKLYDCRQDSLIPGMTLWDRDDLANHVVEKIQNYNDFDIVASESISEKSSALNIEVSLKASFLFGLVHVSGSAKYLHNSKTSKNQARVTLKYEATTKFQELSMDHLGRGNVKYPDVFDNRIATHVVTGILYGAQAFFVFDREVSDDESHQDFESDFHGILKKVSSIVMKSNSLQLDNNDIKKVEKFSCTFHGDISPKKMPVSFQDAVEVYQSLPILLGANGENAVPMKVWLLPLTSLDSSAAKLVREISAVFVEEAQAVLEDLKEVEMRCNDALKTTAHQFSQISKKIKTFKEMCSEFKLQFQQTLAKILPSIRGGGEEEAVLAEILKKRHSSPFNNTDLNEWMDCKEREICILKSLTKMMTNTKIVSSQTGLYKEILSAEHAVCFVFTSLGSAEPHLSALSAYLKQTTTPDDPQDAHTRDVEKEQWYASKEVADAMRNKAKLFRDFAEANKENKNIKFLMVDSTNETQKGSSIYLYKDGFSVSENFEPPSKPETVTVSDINHNSVTLKISPPRFGAESITSYSVEYRVSGEDGWHQKMASKAEEVTVSDLCPHTEYLFRCRAVTSVGVGPANEVTIKMPGPFHPHWGHFPPPPPSVLCDSSVSDGADVEDLSATGQQ